The nucleotide sequence CACAGCGGCCTCTTGAGCAGCGGGATCGAGCCTCGCCGCGGCTCGCCGTACACCGTCGGCCAGCCATTCCCCGAGTCCTGGCTGACGAGCAGCAATGCGCCTGGTCAGCTCGATGATTGCTTGCCCATCTCCCCAACGAAGGTCAAGTTCATCAGCTAGTTCAGGCGGCAGACAGCCACGCTCAGCGCACTCGACGGCAAAAGCCACAGCCACGCCTGTGGAGATGGTATCCAATCCGGCCAGGTTACAGATTTCATTGCAGGCCACCACCGTATCCAGATCAGCGTTCATGAGCAATGGGCCGAAAGCAGCCAGTGTCTCGTACTCTGGGCGGTGACCAGTGCCTCCGTCTGGCAATCGGATGGTTGCGCCACATGCGAGCGGGCAACTGTGACAGGCATATGGTTTAATCTTGGTGCGGATGACCGCCTCATCGCTGATGTTTTCAGCCATGCTGACCGGGTAGTCCCGTACGCTTGTACCCGTCCAATTGCGGATAGGGGTATCCTCAAGAGCAACCAGCAAAGCGGTTGCTGATGCTGTCCCGTACAAGCGATAGGTGTCAATGATCATCTGTACTGGGCCGCTAGTGGGTTTGAAACTGAGACGGCGCAAAAGAGGAGCAAAGACATGGAGGAACTTGGGTACAATGGGTATCCAGCGGGCCGGTTGCCGGCGGAACAATTGGCGGTAACCTTTTACGCTTTGTTCAAAGGCGTTCTTGTGCGCAAGGGATAGCGTTGCCTTACCCCGTACAGCCACGGCTTTCAAGTTCTTGGTGCCCATCACTGCCCCCAAACCGCAGCGAGCGGCAATCCGACCGCCATCGTTGACAATCCCGGAGATGAGCGAGCGCTTTTCCCCCGCAGGACCGATGCAGGCCACCTGCACATCTGTCGAAGTAGCGTGTCGGATGGCTTCCTCCGTCGCGACTGTGTCCAGACCCCACAGCTCACCAGCATCGCGTAGTTCAGCATACTGGTCATCTACGTAGAGATAGACAGGGCTCTCTGCTATGCCACGAACGAAGATGCCATCGTAGCCCGCCCCGCGCAAGGCTGGGCCAAATCTGCCTCCGCCATTTGCATCGCCCCAGCCCCCGGTGAGCGGCGACTTGGCCACCACCATGAAGCGGCCACTGAAAGGCGCGTTGGTGCCAGTGAGCAGACCGGGCAGGAATCCCAATATGTTGTCAGGGCCTAGAGGGTCAGCGTGGGTTGGGAGGCGTTCGTAGAGCACGCGCACGCCCAGTCCGTATCCTCCTAGATACTGGCGATAGATCTCATCTGGAAGCGTTTGTGCCTCAAGATGCCCAGTTGAAAGATCAACGAATAGTACCTTTCCCCAATATCCGTTCAACATATGCCCTTGCTGTGGGTTA is from Chloroflexota bacterium and encodes:
- a CDS encoding aldehyde ferredoxin oxidoreductase family protein is translated as MLNGYWGKVLFVDLSTGHLEAQTLPDEIYRQYLGGYGLGVRVLYERLPTHADPLGPDNILGFLPGLLTGTNAPFSGRFMVVAKSPLTGGWGDANGGGRFGPALRGAGYDGIFVRGIAESPVYLYVDDQYAELRDAGELWGLDTVATEEAIRHATSTDVQVACIGPAGEKRSLISGIVNDGGRIAARCGLGAVMGTKNLKAVAVRGKATLSLAHKNAFEQSVKGYRQLFRRQPARWIPIVPKFLHVFAPLLRRLSFKPTSGPVQMIIDTYRLYGTASATALLVALEDTPIRNWTGTSVRDYPVSMAENISDEAVIRTKIKPYACHSCPLACGATIRLPDGGTGHRPEYETLAAFGPLLMNADLDTVVACNEICNLAGLDTISTGVAVAFAVECAERGCLPPELADELDLRWGDGQAIIELTRRIAARQPGLGEWLADGVRRAAARLDPAAQEAAVHAGGQELPMHRGLYEPIVAVGYLLDPAPGRHTATLSGMTANPTIARYLKLSGLQPADRYDYAAKGAEAAVAMQVVRAFDSLGLCQFSLLMGEPPVLDWLRAATGWDVDELDLLRIGRRIQALRHAFNAREGISPKQVTLPARERGEPPLEVGPLAGVTLDTEAMSKSYFEIMGVDPVTGWPLPETVKTLGLKAVLYNPYPL